The genome window GAAGCTTGCCGAGCGCTCATCGCTATCCTGCGAGGCTAACACCTCCCATTCGCACTTAGCAATATCAGTATAGTACCGGCTGATCTCCGTTCGCGCAAAACTACGGTGATCCGAGCGCTTGGCGTCGTACCGGCGCTGCGCTGACTCGCTTGTGCCCTCATGCTCGGTGCGCCCAAGCCGGCTTGTCGGACGCACCTGATTCCTTCCATAGGCCGCAGCGCTGGCGCGTTCACGCCGGTCCGTCATTTCCATATTGATACCGTGGGCGCGCGCCTTCCCGGCTATCGTCGCCCGCCAACGGCGGAATGTCGGGATCGTCGTTTCGATCCGGTCTCCCATGTCTGACCGCATCGCGATGATGGCATGCACATGGACATGCGGCCGCTTGCCGCCAGCCTCCTCCACTTTTGGATCCCTGGACGGATCATGCAGAGAAAAGACGTAGCGATAACCGGCAAATTCCTCGGCCAGAAAATCCCGGGCGGCGGCATGGAAGGCCTCGCTATCCGTGCCCGCCCGCGCAGACAGGACAAGATGCATGACATCGCGCGGCTTGCGGCTATGCAACTGGTCTCGCCACTCCTGCTGTACAAGCTCTCCAGCTTGCTTTTCGTCGGAGATTGCCTTGCCCTTTTCATCGTAAACCGCGCCACCATGCCGTTCGACGAGATCGCGCAGACGGCTCGTCCCGTAGTCGGCTCCATTGCCGTAGCCGGTAAATCGGAACGCTGCCGTCTCACCACGCTCGGCGCCGCCATCAAACCGATCCTGAACGATCTCCGACGCCTTCTTGTCCGCTGTGAGCCGCTCACCATTGCTGTCCCGCAACACCGCGACGCCTTCGATCGTGTAACTGGTCCCTTCCCGCCCCGGTCTGACTGCATAGGCAAAACTTCGATCCCCAAGACCGCGCTTCAACAACGCCAGTGAATGCTCGTGATCGTTGCCCCCTTCGCGGAATGCCCCGTTCACCTCCACAGTGAAGGTGGCGATGTCGCGGCTCTCGGCCCGGTTCTTCATCAGGTGGTGCCATTCGCCCCTGACGGCAGAGAGTTCATCGCGACCCTTGAGTTGCTCGCCGCGCTCGTTTTCGACGACCACTCCTCCATTGCGCGACACATAGGTGATCATTGCGCCGAGCCGGCCGCCACCGCCAAACGATGCCATCTTGACGACTGCCGGTTGGCTGCCTGACGCGAGGGCGGCAAAGCGACTTCGCATGGAAGGCTCGCCGTCGCGTTCAATTGCGCGCGCCAGCGTTCCTGTGCGTCGATCGGAATTGCCTCGAAAGCCGCGCACCGGCGATAGTGCACTCGCGCCACCGCCGCGGCGGCGCCTGCGCTCTTCTTCGGCGTCGGCCTTTCCGCGTCCAAGCGACCGCTCGTGTAACAACGCCGCCCGTCGGCTCTCCCATTCCTTCTCAAAGGCGCCGAGAAAGAACTCCATCACGCCGCTCCGCGTCGACGAGCCGCACGGACGCCGTAACTGCGCAACTCCATGGCGACCGCTACGACGATTTTTTGGATGTTGATCAAAGCGGAGGACACCCCAGCCGCGTCGATCTGCCCTGCCCTGTTGGCCGCGCGGGCAAGCTGATTGAGGTTCACGCCGATGGCACGCATCTCTGAAGCAAGGATATCGAGAATGGTCCTGTCGTCCTCCGTCAGGAATGGCTGAATGCCCGCTCCTTCCAGCGCCAGCGAGCGCATGAAGCCAGAAACCGTCATGTCAGCCGCGGCGGCCGCATGCTCGACGGCAACGTGTTCCCAGACAGCGAACCGGACATGAACGACACGCTCCTTACGCGCCTTCGCCGACACCAAGTTTTGCGACCTGCCGCCGATCACTGCCATTGCACCCTCCGCCAGAAGACCCGCCGCAGGCGCCATCGACGGCCCGTCCGTCGATCGTCAGCAAATTTGTATCACAATTTTGCGTATCCTGCCAAACAATAACTATACCAACTAAGTTATATTTTCAAGCTGACTTGGTACGAAACTGAACCTTCATAAGATTGCCGACTGAACCGGGATAGCTGTTGCATCGCCGTTGAGACGCAGACCGCGGGTCTACTGATTATTTCCACAATATTTCAATATAAATGCGTGATGCAACGATACTGGTGGGTCCCTCGCAATACCCAAAGACCGGACCTGCATTCTACGGCCGACCACCCATAGAGTGTTTCTGATTGCCAAATTTCTGGTTGACAGAAACTAAACTCATTGCGTTATATTCCGACATCGCCGACGATTTTGGCAGCGAGAGGTTCTGGAGCATGGGGCGGATTTATGCGGCAGTGAGCAACAAGGGCGGCGCCGGCAAAACGACGCTCGTAACCTTGATGGCTGGCGAGTACGCCTTGCGTGGCGAGCGCGTGCTTTTGATCGACGCCGACAGCCGCCAGAACCTTTCGGGATGGTGGCGTCTCTGCCACAACAAGAAGAACATCCCCGCGAATATCGTAGTGACCACCGCCTCAGCGTCACGGACCCTTGGCTCGGCCGTGGAGCGATTTGCAAGCGCGTTCGATCTCATCATCATTGATGCGCCGGGCGTAGACAGCTCGTTGCAGACCGGCATCATTCGCGCAGCCGAGCTCGTCATCTCCCCGATCCAGCCTGCAATCAAGGAGATCGAAGCTGCCGGCCAGGCCGTGGCAATGGTCAGCCAGATCAACGACGAGGTCGGATCGAGAATTCAGCATCTCAATGTTCGCACGCGGGTGACAATACCCGGCCGTAATCTGGAGGCGTATCGCTATATCAGGCCCTTCGTCGCCGGCCTGCGGGAAGCGGACTATCGGACCGCGCTTCTCGAAACCGAACTCTTCGAGCGCAACATCTATCGCGAGATCCAGAATGGTCTTGGAACCCTGCAGATGCAGGAATTGACCGACAGTGTCCGCAAGGCGCGCTCGGAGGTGCAGGCCCTCGTTTCCGAGATCGAGGAAAAGCGGTCCGCGTATGATCGGGGGATTGCTGCATGAGCAAGGTGGGCTTGGAGCTCGGCGACTTCATCATCGCGCCGCGGACAGAGCAAACGGAGCGTGGCCGCCAGGAGCCGATGGAGCAGAAACCAACGACCTCGCCGGCGACGATACCTGCGGCAGAGATGGGCGAAACAAAAATCCTGCCAGGGCTTTCAGAGCAGGCTCGCCGTGAGAAGGCGACGTCAAGCGCGATCGTGCGGGAAGATGCCCGCCTTGCACTGAAGAACCTCAAGCGCACGAAGGAGCGCGAAGCCAAGTTCTACGTGAACGTCGCCTTGGACTACGATACCAAGGCGCGACTGAAAAAGGCCGCCCATGAGAACGATATCAACATGACGATCATCATGCAGACAGCGATCGACACCTATCTGAAAGACAATGGCTATTGAAGCTCACGCGGTGAAGCCAAGCAAAGACCGCGGAATCGAGGCTGGAGAATGACAGACTGGAGGCAGAAATCGTGGCTGAAAAAGATAGGAGGCAACATGCAGCCACTTTATCCGATTGGCTTGTGCGACTGCTGCCAACGCGACTACCGCCTCAGAAGGGCGGCTTGGCGCTGATGCGACCGTCCTGCTCGGCCCAGATCACCTCGCGCTCGGCGATTGCCAGCTCGAGTTCGGCTTCGATCTGGCGGCGTTCTTCGAGCGTCGCGGCAGCCCGGGCCTCGGCGCGCAGTTCTTCGATGTGCTGTTCGTTGGTCATCGTCGTCTCCTTGAGAGATGTGAGAGATGACGGCGGCACGCAGGGCGGGGAAAGTTAGGTCAAGGCTCGTGGGACACGACCGGCGGAGCCGGCGCGCGGAGGAACCGATTTTGTCGGAGCGGAGTGAAACGAAGGGACGAGAAAATTGGAGGGGCCGCGCGGCCTTGAGCTGGCTTTGCCCGCCCGGCACAATCGGCCGGTCTGAGCAGACAGGTTTTCCTCTCTTGGGGCACTCCATTGCGAGCGTGCGACTTGCTCGAAGGTGGCCAGAGCAATGAGACGGTTCCTGATCAATGGGGAAGTCAGCAGTGATGATGCAGATGATTTCCAGCATCTGCTGACTCTGGCCTATCGCGATAAGGCCCGCCCGCTTTGTCTCTGCAAGGACGAAGGCGTGCCGATGTACGTCGCCAAGATCGGCGACCAACTGGTGATCAAGAGGATGCCGCTCACCGGCGCAGACCATGACGCCGCATGCCCGTCCTACGAGCCTCCCTATGAGCTGTCGGGTCTCGGCCCCCTGATGGGAGGCGCCATCAAGCTCGATCCAGCGGCGGGGACGGCAGCGCTCAAACTGGACTTCTCGCTATCGAAGCGCCATTCTTCCGGTGCTGGTGCTGTGGGTTCCGAGACGGCCGACAGCGTCAAGAACGACAGCAAGAAGCTCTCGCTCCGCGGCCTGCTGCATTTCCTCTGGCATGAAAGCGGCCTGACGGAATGGACTGCGCATTTTGCGGGCAAGCGGCATTGGTGGCAGGTCTATCATCATCTTCAGGAAGCGGCTCGAACCATGTCGGTTCGGCAGCAAAGTCTCGCGGAGCGCCTCTTTGTCCCCGAGCCGTTTCGGGCCGAGGAGAAGGCAGCCATCGAGCAACGACGGGCGCAGGCCTTATCGCCTTTGTTTCACGCCTCTACCGGTCCAAAGACGTTGATGCTTCTGGTGGGAGAGGTGAAGGAGTTCTCGTCAGCGCGAAACGGTCAACTCGTCATCATCAAACATATGCCGGGGTTTCGTCTCTATCTCGAGGAACCGGCATGGCGGCGCTTGCAGCGCCGCTTCGATACCGAACTGACCCTCTGGGGAAGCAACGAAACCTCCCATCTCATTGCCATCGCGACGATCGCCGGAAGCCCTTCCGGCGTCGTCACCATCAACGAGATCGCGCTGATGACGGTGACGGAACAATGGCTGCCGATCGAAAATGCCTACGAGGAGCGGCTGCTGGATCGATTGACGCGGATGCGCGAAAAAATGGTGAAAGGTCTGCGCTTCGAGCTTTTGCGGACGCAGCCGCTTGCGAATGTGATCCTGCCGGAACATCGTCCATTGGCCCGGGCACTCTATATCGTGCCGCAAGGCGCCGATGAGAGTTTCGAGGCCGCCTTGCGGGAGATGATCGACGCGCGGCCGGATATGTCTGCCTGGATATGGCGCACCGGTGAAGCTGAGATGCCGCCGTTGACTGTCTAAATCGGCCTACGCTTCAGGGGCGCCTTCGAGCAAACCGTCATAGACTTCCAACAGCACGTTGGTGATGGCTTGTCCGAGCGCGTTGCCCGCCGATCGAAGATCCTGCTCACTACCATCGCGGGCGGCCTTCGCCAAATCGAAGCCCTGCTCGCTGACGATCTGCTTCGCCGCTTCGATAGCCCAGAGCCCGAAGTCGCCTCGGCTATCGATTTCCATTGTTTTTTGCATTGCCATTCCATCTAGTTGCTAGCGCGGAGTTCCAGTTGCTTTTGGCCGCAGTGATAAGCGCGACGCACCCATATCAGCAATCCGCACATGATCCATCACCGTCATGAATCCGCAAATGCCAATTGATTCAAAACTGTCGTTGGACGGCGCCTCGCATGGAGGCGAGAATCCGTTCCATGTCACACGAAGAAATAGGTGAGCTTCACCTTTGCCGAAGCGATCCCGCTCAGAACATGCGGCGCTTCTACACGCTCGCGATCCAGCCGAACTTATTCGGCGGGGGTGGTACGCCATTGGGGCCGGATCGGCACGAACGGGCAGGGAAAGATCGAGACCTATGATGAGCCTCAGGCAGCGGAAGCGGCATATGGGCGGCTGGAGCGCGTCAAGCGTCGAAGAGGCTCAAGGAACTCGAGGTCGAAGAAAACCGCTGACATCAGTGGCCGATCTGTTCTACGCCGACGATGAGTTCGCCGAGAGTCTTCAGCCCTCGTTTCACCGGGGCGCCTTAGCCGACGAGAAGCTGTGGAAATCCAGCGTTTTGGGCGCTCAACTCGCTCTTCAACCGATGACAGGACGAAAATCGCCTGTCACGGATTCCGTATCCATCATAATGCGGAGACTAACATGACCACCACAAATGAAATCGCCGACAAGATCGCTACTGAGCACAGCCTGACCAAGGCGCAAGGTAAGGCAATCGTCGAGGCTGTGATCGCCTCGATCACCGAGGCTGCCGTCGCCGGAAACGAAACCTCGCTGCCCGGCTTCGGCAAGTTCAAGGTCAAGGACACGCCGGAGCGGGAAGCGCGCAATCCCGCGACCGGCGCAACGATCAAGGTCGCCGCGGCGAAGAAGCTGGCCTTCACGTCGGCTAAGGCACTGAAGGATGCACTGAACAAGTAAGTCCAACGGGACGAACAAAAGGAAAGCCCGGCCTCCAGCAGAGGTCGGGTTTTCGAGTTTTGTTCAACAAGCGCCGGTCACAGCGTTTGAGGCTGCAAATCCTGGATAATGCTATCAGGCACCGGGCAGATCGCCTCTCGGCCATAGTCATTGAGCAGCCGGCATAGGATGCCAGATGCGATCGGAACGAAGTCATAACCCAGAGCGATCGCGGTTGCGCGGAGATCGGACAGGGTTTCGAACGCCCGGATATCAGTACCGAGCCAGAGCGCCAGGTTCTCACCCTCGCTATCCGCGAAAGCCTGGAGAAAGAACCTCTGCAGCGGGCGGTCGTATCCGATGACAGCATCGGGATCGGCATGGCGGGATGCGGTTCTGGTGACAATGATCGTATAGCGGCTCATCGCCATCTCCTCGGATTATGTGGATGGGAGAGGCCGATCCCTTTCGGGACCGGCCATCTCGCTCAGGCCGGGTTGTTCCACAGGATGACCTTGCGATTGGCTTCGCCGCCGGGAGCCGGTGCGAGATTGCCGAAGATGACGCCGATCTCGGGCGCTTCGAGCTTGACGGAGAGATATTCTTCGCCGGTCTGGCGGGCGATGCGGGCCCACGCCGCGCCGATTTCGAAGCCGGTCTTGCGGTGGATGATGCGGTAATCCGGTGCTTCTTCGCTTGCCTTGTTGGCATTGGGGATGATGGCGATCGGGGCATTGACCCGGATGGTGGCGAAGACGCCTTCGAGACTGCCGTCGGTCTTCTGCGTCAGGGTTGCGATCGTGGTAGCCATGGTAATTCTCCTTCGGTTGCTCGGGACCATTCCCGATGGCGCCCGAAGAAGGGGCCGAGCCGCAGGCGTCACCGGAGCGTCAGCGCAGGGGAACCCCTTGCGGGTTGACGCTGATTGCGGCCGGTCCCTTAGAAAGGCGACATAGAGAACGGGAATGGTTTTGAAGCGACCGACGGAGAAAGGCCTTGAGGCTTGACCGCACGCTGATGCAGCCACCGGGAGCCGTTACCGTCTCTTGAGGCATCCGGACAACCGACGGCTTGCGCGGTTCCCCTCGTGTAAACGGCTTGCTCCGAAGCCCGATCGCCTCAATGGCGCTCGCCGTCCTGAGACTGTTTTAGCAGGTCAACCGTGAACACCCGTCTGCGGCGACGGGCGAAAGGCAGAACGTCAGCCGAAGACAAAGCCGCATCAAAGAGCACTATTAGGCGATTGTCCGGCGTCGGTTCCGGCTGGAGCTTACCGCTTCCTCTGAAACAGTACCCAGACCGCAAAGGCCTTCCGATCGGATCGGGGCGCCGCCAGCAGGTCCTTGATGGCTTGTTCGCAGTTGTCGATCAGGACGAGGACATCGGGCCGCGCGAACCGGGCGAGCGGATCGTAGTCCGCCCGATGACGCTCTTCCTGCATGGCAACGAAGGTGTCAGCGACGGACAGAATGCCGTTCGGGAAACTCTTCGTTGCGGTAACCTTGCAGGCATTTCTGGAGATACCGTGCTCGAGCGCGCGATACATTTGAACCCAGGCAGCATCACTGCGGCTGTCACCGGCTCCAACCAGAAGATCTGCGCACTCACGCGCCAGGCAGTGAAAAAGCGCATAGTAAGCGGTGCTGACACCGCGCTTCAGGTCGGATTGGCGTGGACGCTTGGGGCTGGCTTTCGCAAGCCGGCGTGCCGTGGCGATTAAATCGTTCGACACGGATCAGCTTGCGATCTTTTGTTGTTCGTTGAAGTGATGACGAACCTGCGGAAATCGACTTTCCCCGAGAGCCATCAAGGCTTTCCGGAGCTCGGTCGTCAAGCCGAAGGTCACTTTCGAGCTAATTGGCCGGTCGACAAAGCGGTACTTTACGTCAACAACCAGAATCGGATCGCCCTCGAGATCGCGGTCGGATCGGATATCCGCGCCTTCAAAGCCGCTCGTTTCCAGACGGTCGCGGAGAAGCCTTTCGACCGTCTGTTCCACCTTGCTCGAAATGTCGTGTTCCTGAGCCATGCTGCCAATATAGTCGACACCGCCGAATTGTGCCACTCTCAAGGTGAAATGAAAAACCGGCCCACTGCGCGGCGGCCGGTTCATAGGATCGTTCGGACAAGGCGGCCTAGTTGCCGTCTGCCTGCCAGACCGGAATGCCGAGCCGGCGCGCCTTGTCGGCGAGATTGCCGGTAATGCCATTGCCCGGGAAGACGATCAGACCGGCCGGTACGACAGACAGCATCTCGTCGTTGCGGCGGAACGGAGCAGCCTTGGCATGTTTGGTCCAATTCGGCTTGAAGGAGATCTGT of Rhizobium sp. NXC24 contains these proteins:
- a CDS encoding HU family DNA-binding protein produces the protein MTTTNEIADKIATEHSLTKAQGKAIVEAVIASITEAAVAGNETSLPGFGKFKVKDTPEREARNPATGATIKVAAAKKLAFTSAKALKDALNK
- a CDS encoding WGR domain-containing protein, which produces MVRHWGRIGTNGQGKIETYDEPQAAEAAYGRLERVKRRRGSRNSRSKKTADISGRSVLRRR
- a CDS encoding conjugal transfer protein TraA — protein: MEFFLGAFEKEWESRRAALLHERSLGRGKADAEEERRRRRGGGASALSPVRGFRGNSDRRTGTLARAIERDGEPSMRSRFAALASGSQPAVVKMASFGGGGRLGAMITYVSRNGGVVVENERGEQLKGRDELSAVRGEWHHLMKNRAESRDIATFTVEVNGAFREGGNDHEHSLALLKRGLGDRSFAYAVRPGREGTSYTIEGVAVLRDSNGERLTADKKASEIVQDRFDGGAERGETAAFRFTGYGNGADYGTSRLRDLVERHGGAVYDEKGKAISDEKQAGELVQQEWRDQLHSRKPRDVMHLVLSARAGTDSEAFHAAARDFLAEEFAGYRYVFSLHDPSRDPKVEEAGGKRPHVHVHAIIAMRSDMGDRIETTIPTFRRWRATIAGKARAHGINMEMTDRRERASAAAYGRNQVRPTSRLGRTEHEGTSESAQRRYDAKRSDHRSFARTEISRYYTDIAKCEWEVLASQDSDERSASFAKEQVSRLELARSEDSPAVIVASEAEKSLSQFETYLVTLQKIVFPDERISQMNRSEFEAYEKRVEMALFQAERVMPPEQKTSFEEIAAAAREHVDVRRELMEQAEQSEARSERVDEDRGPAGDEANQRWDEAVARHGLRTVEAANQLMLEVEHFREAIELADVGEVNNDKETLQASLNLELARAGELGAAGNRLIREIAEVDEELRTAIETAERARQQRGEKGKDPEGAAAGVQVRADNEDRSGREEAPDRDDGDPPQEPSASPASQRLVEGTVDRNAGDTRRTDPVQQHVRRLEQLQREADERRERDQNDRER
- a CDS encoding ParA family protein → MGRIYAAVSNKGGAGKTTLVTLMAGEYALRGERVLLIDADSRQNLSGWWRLCHNKKNIPANIVVTTASASRTLGSAVERFASAFDLIIIDAPGVDSSLQTGIIRAAELVISPIQPAIKEIEAAGQAVAMVSQINDEVGSRIQHLNVRTRVTIPGRNLEAYRYIRPFVAGLREADYRTALLETELFERNIYREIQNGLGTLQMQELTDSVRKARSEVQALVSEIEEKRSAYDRGIAA
- a CDS encoding DUF736 family protein, with protein sequence MATTIATLTQKTDGSLEGVFATIRVNAPIAIIPNANKASEEAPDYRIIHRKTGFEIGAAWARIARQTGEEYLSVKLEAPEIGVIFGNLAPAPGGEANRKVILWNNPA
- the mobC gene encoding plasmid mobilization relaxosome protein MobC; this translates as MAVIGGRSQNLVSAKARKERVVHVRFAVWEHVAVEHAAAAADMTVSGFMRSLALEGAGIQPFLTEDDRTILDILASEMRAIGVNLNQLARAANRAGQIDAAGVSSALINIQKIVVAVAMELRSYGVRAARRRGAA
- a CDS encoding DUF1173 domain-containing protein, which encodes MRRFLINGEVSSDDADDFQHLLTLAYRDKARPLCLCKDEGVPMYVAKIGDQLVIKRMPLTGADHDAACPSYEPPYELSGLGPLMGGAIKLDPAAGTAALKLDFSLSKRHSSGAGAVGSETADSVKNDSKKLSLRGLLHFLWHESGLTEWTAHFAGKRHWWQVYHHLQEAARTMSVRQQSLAERLFVPEPFRAEEKAAIEQRRAQALSPLFHASTGPKTLMLLVGEVKEFSSARNGQLVIIKHMPGFRLYLEEPAWRRLQRRFDTELTLWGSNETSHLIAIATIAGSPSGVVTINEIALMTVTEQWLPIENAYEERLLDRLTRMREKMVKGLRFELLRTQPLANVILPEHRPLARALYIVPQGADESFEAALREMIDARPDMSAWIWRTGEAEMPPLTV